tttatttggatttaatGGGGTTACCGCGGTTTTACATTTATCGTACCCGTCGGTAAACATGATTACCACGATAACCACGCGGTCACCGCCAGTTTTGTAAGTCCTGTCCCTGAGTACATACTaggaagtaatatattttttaaaaatgtggTATCTCTCAATCTCAGCTACTAAGAGATACTAAAATTTACACCAAAAGATTTCACAACTCTCGGTACCTCTTAAGGgtgataaaatttttatactGTGTACACATTCACAAAATTTCTTTTGGGCCCTGCTTTAGTTTAACTATGCTTAAAAAATTGCAAATCCCAAACCAAACTAATTGTCAATGATAAACATTTCACATTAACCACAAAAATAGGATCAGTAAGACAATTCAACTCAAATAAAGGGCGTACCAATTCATTTACTGAAGCCGCACAGTAATATTTTTCCCTGGAAGCCATCCACCAGTGAAGCGCTCATGAGGTCATCACTGATATAGAATTAGAGATTGTACTTTATCAATGCTATACTTTATGAGCATGCGATACTTTATGAGCATGCGATTATAGAATTAGAGATTAAAATTATGCTCCAAACTGGTCTAGAGAAACATGACTATAtcaatgtgggacccatattTCAAGGCAACGGATAAAGAAAATCTTAGCAGCTACGATTGGTTTTATCCATTAGAGTAGCatttatgtttaattttaatGGCACTATCCTATTAATGGATAGAAGTAATAGTATTTTTACCAAATTTACATGTGGATTTAGAAATAAGTGAGACATGAAACCACCCAGATAGTAATATTGTAGTGTATTAATGATGCATTATACTTATTTTATTGGTGCATATGCAGTTTCATCTATATTAGCTTTTAAAACATAATTAGTAGTAGTGATTTATACGTTACTTGGTGAAAgtgtttttatttaaatttgagaaATGTTCTAATCATTTAAGTAGAAATGGTAACTACGACtttttttcatattctttttataaaaacaatcaACAAGATTCCCGCGCATCTGCGTGGGCTTTCTTGCTAGTTATCCATAAAAGACTTACGCAAAATGTTTGTGGTCATTAGGACGGTATAGCTAGTATGATCAACTTAGTTACGTTGCTCCCAATTCAAGCAaccaactttttttaaaacagaAGCCAACTTCTTAAGAACATAAGAGCAGCTCCTTGTCAAATGCAGATAGCCATCAGTCTTCATGACGACCTTCAGATTACCAGGATCCGCCATGAATTTGAAGCAGGCCTCCTTGAGCCCATCACAATGATGCTGCTCAGCCAACGTCAACGCCGTAGCCGCCGTGCTGGCATCGACGTGGCTGCGCAGCGCGTCCTCGCAGATCAGCTTCAGCCTCTCATGCCATACCTATCCGCCGTGACGAGCAGATGCTGCGCGCCATGgctaccacctcctcctcctcgtcatctaCCTTCGGCAAGGAGTCGTTGTAGATGAAGTGGAGCATGGCCACGAACACCCTCGGCTCCATGTCGGACATGGGGGCTTCATGTCATGGACATGGATTGTCTCCTCGACATCTTACGaggacaagattagagtgttgAAGCTATGCAAAAACTAATCCCGACAATGCGAGCCACCATAACAAGCCTTGCCCCTCATCAGAGATCGAAGCCGATGCAGCTTAACTCGAaacaagaactcatcgaaagtAAAAGAgtggcgatgcgctgaaagTAGATTGTATTGATCTGTGGAGATAGTTTATAATGACcttgggtgtacatatttatacctatGGATACTAGTTCTATTGGACACGATACAAacttttctaaatataaaaggaaaaacattaagtacttatcggacactaaacatactttcctaaagataaaggGAAAATAACGACCATTCCTAATTAATACATAAACTATCATGCTGCATCCTCCATATATAAACTTGGTCTCTTTTTGATAAACTTcgtttaattgattaattttctTAGCCGAATCTACCAAAAATCCGACTATTGACGACTTGATAATTCCTATCGGCTGATTCCAAGACGCTGAAGCCAATAGTGATTCTAAGCTGATGATGACTTCGgggctaccaaattttggcgttaacacatgcccccgaTTTTTGGAGTATGAGGACTCATGCTTCAAAACTCTCTTCTGTTTAGTCTTTCATGAGTCGATACTGTCTGCATCAGATGAGCTAGGCTGTTGAATTTGTGGAAAAATAATCTATCCTTGATAGGTGTTGATAATCCTTGGAATGCAAGATCTGCTAGCTGCTCATTACTTAGGCTCAAACTATAACATCGGATGCGGATATTACGAAAtcttttaatatattccatagccGATTCTCCTTCTTGCTGCTTAACCAATAATAAGTCTGAAAGTTTCAACTCATCGATTCTAGCAAAGAAATATTCATGAAATTGCTTCTCAAGATCGACCCATCCTCTAATAGAATTTGGTGGTAATGatgaaaaccatgtaaaagccgatccagtcAAAGACAATGGAAAAAGTTTAACTTTTAGAGCCTCTTCAACCGATGCCTCCTCACATTGTGCTAAAAATCAGCAGATATGTTCCATTGTAGATATATCACCTTGCCCTGAAAATTTGGAGAAATCTGGAACCTTGTATTGATGTGGCAATGGAACCCTATCAAACCATTCAGGATATGGCAGCCGATACATAGAAGTTTGTTCCTTGGGCTTAAGTCCAACCTGCTTATTTACTAATTTTGTAATTCTTTCGGCCCAATCTTCTTCATATAGATATCTTTGAGTTTCTTCTGGCCGATATTGTTGATATAACTCATCATGCAGATATTGGTGTGCTTGTCCCCCGAGCTGATactgttgtttttcttcaatttgCCTCCAGAGCTGGACTCTTTTGATCAATTAACTCATCAACCATTCTCTTGATCAACTTTTGTAATGTATTCAACAGAACTCCACATGGATTGGATAAGGCACGATGAACTGCTTGATTGACTTTAACTTGAAGTGTTTCACTCTCCATGACGACCTTGAAGCAAGCCTCCTTGAGCCCCTCACAGTGATGCTGCTCAGCCAACGTCAACGTCGTCCCTGCCGTGCTGGCGTCGACGTGGCTGCACAGCGTGTCCTCGCAGATCAGCTTCAGCCTCTCCATGCCATACCTGTCCGCCGCGACGAGCAGATGCTGCGCCATGgcaaccacctcgtcgtcgtctacctccggcaACGAGTCGTTGTAGATGAAGTGGAGCATGGCCTCGAACACCCTCGGCTCCATGTCATGGACACGGATGGTCTCCTTGCTGTTCTGACTCATCGGGCCGAAGAGCTCCGCCATGAACACCGGCGACCGGGCGGCGAGGACGCACCGGTGCGCCGCGAACGTCTCGTCGCCGACCTGGACCGTGATATCCGCCCCATGACCTGCTCGGCTCCgacccgtcgccggcggcgccgttgtCGTCGCGGGTTGCCGAAGAGTTGGACGCCATGTTCGAGATCGATGTCAGCCACGGTAAATTGCCCGCTAATTAAATATTCACGTCATGAGAGAGTCCGTGCATGAACAGGGTAACATGGGTTTACCTTAAATAATATTCACATCATGAGAGTCATGAACGGGGAACATGGGTTTGCCTTGGCCCATTAGGAGAACATGAGAGTCCATGAATTTCTCTATCTCTATATctatcttctcttcttctttcccttgGTTGCGTCCTTTCCGTATGCAGAATCCTAAAATTTCTTGGTCTGTCTTTAGGGGCGGATCAGGAATAAAAAATTGGAGGGCTCAATTGCACAGTTTTTTCAACATCTAGCCATCTAGag
The nucleotide sequence above comes from Oryza glaberrima chromosome 11, OglaRS2, whole genome shotgun sequence. Encoded proteins:
- the LOC127755816 gene encoding BTB/POZ and MATH domain-containing protein 1-like; the protein is RAGHGADITVQVGDETFAAHRCVLAARSPVFMAELFGPMSQNSKETIRVHDMEPRVFEAMLHFIYNDSLPEVDDDEVVAMAQHLLVAADRYGMERLKLICEDTLCSHVDASTAGTTLTLAEQHHCEGLKEACFKFMADPGNLKVVMKTDGYLHLTRSCSYVLKKLASVLKKVGCLNWEQRN